The Lutra lutra chromosome 15, mLutLut1.2, whole genome shotgun sequence genome includes a region encoding these proteins:
- the LOC125085501 gene encoding T-cell surface glycoprotein CD1a-like isoform X1, whose translation MLFLQLVLLVVLLPGSDSEAVQEPITFQITLTVSFYNHSWTQSLGSAWLDEIQTHGWDNKTGALIFLWPWSKGNWSHVELMKLEKLLYAYFIGLRQVFQDHVRHWQLEYPFQIQLAEGCELHFGEASVGFVKFAYQGADLTSFQNMTWWPSPKGGSRAQEVCKLFNQHHVINEEIYTLFSDTCPKFLLGLLDAGKADLQRQVRPEAWLSTGPSPSPDRLLLVCHVSGFYPKPVLVMWMRGEQEQQRTQQSEVLPHADGTWYLQVSLDVKTREAAGLLCRVRHSSLGGQDMVLYWGVSLPFRLSSALLLPVAFPWAILSSTCCRMTLPLFLPGKHSGDISALASLWSEILTAPAPVLT comes from the exons ATGCTGTTCCTGCAACTTGTGCTGCTGGTGGTTCTCCTCCCAGGCAGTGACAGTGAAG CTGTGCAGGAGCCAATTACCTTCCAAATTACCCTGACTGTATCCTTTTACAACCATTCCTGGACACAAAGTCTGGGTTCAGCTTGGCTGGATGAGATACAGACTCATGGCTGGGACAACAAGACTGGTGCTCTCATTTTCTTGTGGCCTTGGTCCAAAGGCAACTGGAGCCACGTGGAGCTGATGAAATTGGAAAAGTTACTCTATGCATACTTCATTGGACTTCGTCAGGTGTTTCAAGACCATGTCAGACACTGGCAGCTTGAAT ATCCATTTCAGATACAGCTGGCAGAAGGCTGTGAGCTACACTTTGGGGAAGCATCAGTAGGATTTGTGAAGTTTGCTTATCAAGGCGCAGATCTCACGAGCTTCCAGAACATGACATGGTGGCCATCTCCAAAGGGAGGAAGTAGGGCTCAAGAGGTCTGCAAACTATTCAATCAGCACCATGTGATCAATGAAGAAATATACACACTTTTCAGTGACACCTGCCCCAAGTTCCTGTTGGGTCTTCTTGATGCAGGAAAGGCAGATCTCCAGCGGCAAG TGAGACCAGAGGCCTGGCTGTCCACTGGCCCTAGTCCCAGTCCTGATCGTCTCTTGCTGGTGTGCCATGTCTCTGGGTTCTATCCAAAGCCTGTGTTGGTGATGTGGATGCGTGGTGAGCAGGAGCAACAGCGCACCCAGCAAAGTGAAGTCCTGCCCCATGCTGATGGGACATGGTATCTTCAGGTGTCCTTGGATGTGAAAACCAGGGAGGCAGCTGGCCTGTTGTGCCGGGTGAGGCACAGCAGTCTAGGAGGCCAGGACATGGTCCTCTACTGGG GAGTCTCCCTACCTTTCAGGCTGTCCTCAGCCCTCCTGCTCCCAGTGGCCTTCCCCTGGGCAATCCTCAGCTCCACCTGCTGCAGAATgactcttcctctgttcctcccaggAAAACACAGTGGAGACATCAGTGCACTGGCTTCTCTTTGGAGTGAAATCCTGACAGCCCCAGCTCCAGTACTTACCTAA
- the LOC125085501 gene encoding T-cell surface glycoprotein CD1a-like isoform X2 — protein MLFLQLVLLVVLLPGSDSEAVQEPITFQITLTVSFYNHSWTQSLGSAWLDEIQTHGWDNKTGALIFLWPWSKGNWSHVELMKLEKLLYAYFIGLRQVFQDHVRHWQLEYPFQIQLAEGCELHFGEASVGFVKFAYQGADLTSFQNMTWWPSPKGGSRAQEVCKLFNQHHVINEEIYTLFSDTCPKFLLGLLDAGKADLQRQVRPEAWLSTGPSPSPDRLLLVCHVSGFYPKPVLVMWMRGEQEQQRTQQSEVLPHADGTWYLQVSLDVKTREAAGLLCRVRHSSLGGQDMVLYWEQPHSKGLVFLAVMVPLVLLAGLTLWLWKGWKTQWRHQCTGFSLE, from the exons ATGCTGTTCCTGCAACTTGTGCTGCTGGTGGTTCTCCTCCCAGGCAGTGACAGTGAAG CTGTGCAGGAGCCAATTACCTTCCAAATTACCCTGACTGTATCCTTTTACAACCATTCCTGGACACAAAGTCTGGGTTCAGCTTGGCTGGATGAGATACAGACTCATGGCTGGGACAACAAGACTGGTGCTCTCATTTTCTTGTGGCCTTGGTCCAAAGGCAACTGGAGCCACGTGGAGCTGATGAAATTGGAAAAGTTACTCTATGCATACTTCATTGGACTTCGTCAGGTGTTTCAAGACCATGTCAGACACTGGCAGCTTGAAT ATCCATTTCAGATACAGCTGGCAGAAGGCTGTGAGCTACACTTTGGGGAAGCATCAGTAGGATTTGTGAAGTTTGCTTATCAAGGCGCAGATCTCACGAGCTTCCAGAACATGACATGGTGGCCATCTCCAAAGGGAGGAAGTAGGGCTCAAGAGGTCTGCAAACTATTCAATCAGCACCATGTGATCAATGAAGAAATATACACACTTTTCAGTGACACCTGCCCCAAGTTCCTGTTGGGTCTTCTTGATGCAGGAAAGGCAGATCTCCAGCGGCAAG TGAGACCAGAGGCCTGGCTGTCCACTGGCCCTAGTCCCAGTCCTGATCGTCTCTTGCTGGTGTGCCATGTCTCTGGGTTCTATCCAAAGCCTGTGTTGGTGATGTGGATGCGTGGTGAGCAGGAGCAACAGCGCACCCAGCAAAGTGAAGTCCTGCCCCATGCTGATGGGACATGGTATCTTCAGGTGTCCTTGGATGTGAAAACCAGGGAGGCAGCTGGCCTGTTGTGCCGGGTGAGGCACAGCAGTCTAGGAGGCCAGGACATGGTCCTCTACTGGG AGCAGCCCCACTCCAAGGGATTGGTTTTCCTGGCAGTGATGGTGCCCTTGGTGCTTCTGGCAGGTCTGACATTGTGGCTCTGGAAGGGCTG gAAAACACAGTGGAGACATCAGTGCACTGGCTTCTCTTTGGAGTGA